One genomic window of Punica granatum isolate Tunisia-2019 chromosome 1, ASM765513v2, whole genome shotgun sequence includes the following:
- the LOC116189803 gene encoding putative tRNA pseudouridine synthase Pus10, whose translation MADRSGESVELEQLLEDRGIKGVAGHGDADLRAFNYLIRSLPSEAVKDLLSVGICSRCILRLFGIPEPVGCSPLPLASIFCRVLGVLESPENVEDSGVEEDEGIKEACRSEESDAEPAVCNICLGILQFSCNDDKKVLERKEGADGLATTIAEVVKQQGHQIDSFSLEVSVPPIVQENERKVWLSMKRKYGSHILFQEKSTSECISLKDALKSLIVVPLEELLGAKSGKDAFKIRLTYTEPSNKIERDQLPKKRKIGTENGSDMVDELTTAGAGCTDNSAWEETSINGTYFNGQADPEISECFKLLPKKVMEPCSFSLHCSRNPIYFSGRYLKYSRNVSQTCWMIEDERKGEASVEEIIGSCILPISGGDKYKFHAAGREDIDVRMLGSGRPFLIEIQNARNVPSEVSVKEIENKINNSESKLVSVRNLKVVGSEGWSMMREGEAEKQKQYAALVWISRPLEDADLQKISSIKDIGVLQRTPIRVLHRRSPLEREKVIHWMKIDKIAGSSQYFILHLCTQAGTYIKEFVHGDLGRTHPSIGSVLECRAEILQLDVTDVKMDSF comes from the exons ATGGCAGACAGATCAGGGGAAAGCGTCGAGCTGGAGCAGCTGCTGGAGGATCGAGGCATTAAGGGTGTCGCCGGCCACGGTGACGCCGACTTGCGTGCCTTCAACTACCTCATCCGTTCGCTGCCTTCTGAAGCAGTGAAGGATTTGCTCTCAGTCGGG ATATGCAGCCGTTGCATCTTACGTTTGTTTGGGATTCCAGAACCCGTAGGATGTTCGCCGTTGCCTTTGGCATCTATCTTTTGCCGAGTTCTTGGTGTGTTGGAGTCACCGGAAAATGTGGAGGATAGTGGGGTTGAGGAGGATGAAGGGATTAAGGAAGCTTGTAGGTCTGAGGAATCGGATGCCGAGCCAGCTGTATGCAACATATGTTTAGGTATCTTGCAGTTCAGTTGTAATGATGACAAGAAAGTACTAGAGAGGAAGGAAGGTGCTGATGGTTTGGCTACTACCATTGCTGAGGTGGTCAAGCAACAAGGTCACCAAATTGATAGCTTCTCGCTCGAGGTTTCTGTTCCACCAATAGTACAAGAGAACGAACGCAAAGTTTG GTTAtctatgaaaagaaaatacgGATCTCATATATTGTTCCAGGAGAAGTCAACATCTGAATGCATTTCTTTAAAGGATGCTTTAAAATCTTTAATTGTGGTTCCTCTTGAGGAGTTACTG GGTGCTAAATCTGGCAAAGACGCATTCAAGATTCGTTTGACGTATACTGAACCATCAAACAAAATCGAGAGGGATCAGCTaccaaagaaaaggaaaatag GAACCGAGAATGGCTCGGACATGGTCGATGAGTTAACAACTGCTGGTGCTGGATGTACTGATAATAGTGCCTGGGAAGAGACTTCAATCAATGGGACATATTTTAATGGTCAAGCTGACCCTGAGATTTCTGAGTGCTTCAAGTTGTTGCCAAAGAAG GTCATGGAACCTTGCTCCTTTTCATTGCATTGCTCTAGGAATCCTATCTACTTTAGTGGTAGATACCTGAAG TACTCGAGAAACGTGAGCCAAACTTGTTGGATGATTGAGGATGAAAGAAAGGGGGAGGCATCTGTTGAG GAAATCATAGGCAGCTGCATTCTGCCAATTTCTGGTGGCGATAAGTACAAATTTCATGCTGCTGGTAGAGAGGACATTGAC GTCCGGATGTTAGGTTCAGGCAGACCATTCTTGATCGAGATACAAAATGCACGGAATGTGCCATCTGAGGTGTCTGTAaaggaaatagaaaataagATTAATAACTCGGAAAGTAAATTG GTGAGCGTTAGGAACCTTAAAGTGGTTGGTAGCGAGGGATGGTCTATGATGCGTGAAGGGGAAGCAGAAAAGCAG AAGCAATACGCTGCACTAGTGTGGATATCTCGGCCACTTGAGGATGCTGACTTgcagaagatatcatcaattAAAGATATTGGGGTTTTGCAGAGGACTCCTATCAGGGTGCTCCACCGTCGAAGCCCCCTCGAGCGTGAAAAAGTTATTCATTG GATGAAGATTGATAAAATTGCTGGAAGTTCCCAGTACTTTATTTTGCATCTCTGTACACAG GCCGGGACCTACATAAAGGAGTTTGTTCATGGGGATCTCGGGCGTACACATCCCAG TATTGGATCAGTTCTGGAGTGCAGAGCTGAGATTTTGCAGCTTGATGTCACAGATGTGAAGATGGACTCCTTTTGA
- the LOC116189792 gene encoding prolyl endopeptidase, whose amino-acid sequence MGSLSALGEELQYPPARRDESVVDDYFGVKVSEPYRWLEDPDSEETKEFVQNQVKLTESVLKTCDTRQKLHDRITKLFDHPRYEAPFRRGNKFFYFHNTGLQAQSVLYVQDSLDAEAEVLLDPNMLSEDGTVALNTLSVSEDAKYLAYGLSTSGSDWVTIKVMQIENKKVEADTLSWVKFTSISWTHDNKGFFYCRYPTPNDGDVDAGTETDANLYHEVYYHFLGTDQADDILCWKDSDHPKYTFGATVTDDGKYILLSITEGCDPVNKIYYCDMSSLTEGLEGYKKRNELLPFVKLVDNLDAMYQLVANDETVFTFLTNKSAPKYKLVRVDLKKPNVWTDVVPEAENDVLELARAVNGNQMILSYLSDVKHVLQTRDLETGALLHPLPIDIGTVYGISARREDSMIFIGFTSFLTPGTIYQCDLQSGVPDMKIFRETVVPGFDRSEFHVDQVFVPSKDGTKIPMFIVARKNVPLDGSSPCLLYGYGGFNISITPSFTVSRIVLIKHMGAVFSIANIRGGGEYGEEWHRAGSLAKKQNCFDDFISAAEYLVSEGYTQPKKLCIEGGSNGGLLIGACINQRPDLFGCALAHVGVMDMLRFHKFTIGHAWTTDFGCSDNEEEFHWLIKYSPLHNVRRPWEHSDKSTQYPSTMLLTADHDDRVVPLHTLKFLATMQYVLCTSLENSPQTNPIIGRIDCKAGHGAGRPTKKLIDEAADRYGFMAKVVGASWTD is encoded by the exons ATGGGCTCCCTCTCTGCTCTTGGCGAGGAGTTGCAGTACCCGCCCGCTCGGAGGGACGAGTCGGTCGTCGACGATTACTTCGGCGTCAAGGTTTCCGAACCTTATCGATG GCTTGAAGATCCTGATAGTGAGGAGACGAAGGAGTTCGTGCAGAATCAGGTGAAACTGACCGAATCGGTTCTGAAGACATGCGATACAAGGCAAAAGCTTCATGATAGGATCACAAAGTTATTCGATCACCCTCGATATGAAGCACCCTTTAGGAGAGGAAACAAGTTCTTTTACTTCCATAACACTGGTCTTCAGGCTCAAAGTGTCCTTTACGTGCAG GATAGTTTAGATGCAGAAGCAGAGGTCTTGCTTGATCCTAATATGCTTAGTGAGGACGGTACAGTCGCTCTGAACACGCTTTCTGTGAGCGAGGATGCCAAATACTTAGCTTATGGGCTCAGTACAAGTGGCAGCGATTGGGTGACAATTAAAGTTATGCAGATAGAGAATAAGAAAGTTGAGGCAGACACTTTATCATGG GTTAAGTTTACATCTATTAGTTGGACACATGACAACAAAGGGTTCTTCTACTGCCGGTACCCAACTCCCAA TGATGGGGATGTTGATGCTGGGACAGAGACCGACGCAAACCTCTATCATGAGGTGTACTACCATTTCTTAGGAACTGATCAAGCAGATGATATTTTATGCTGGAAGGATTCCGACCATCCCAAGTACACGTTTGGGGCCACGGTTACTGATGATGGGAAG TATATTCTTTTGTCCATCACTGAAGGTTGTGATCCTGTGAACAAGATCTACTACTGTGACATGTCCAGCCTTACAGAAGGCCTTGAAGGCTACAAGAAAAGAAACGAACTGCTTCCCTTTGTCAAACTTGTAGATAATTTAGATGCAATGTATCAGCTTGTTGCAAATGATGAAACCGTATTTACATTCCTGACGAATAAAAGCGCCCCGAAATATAAATTAGTTCGCGTGGATCTGAAGAAGCCAAATGTTTGGACTGATGTTGTACCAGAAGCTGAGAACGATGTCTTGGAATTAGCACGGGCGGTCAATGGTAACCAAATGATATTGAGTTACTTGAGTGATGTGAAGCACGTCCTGCAGACAAGGGATTTGGAAACTGGTGCTTTGCTTCACCCATTACCCATTGACATTGGCACGGTTTATGGTATCTCTGCTCGTCGGGAGGATAGCATGATTTTTATTGGTTTtactagctttctcactccgGGCACTATCTATCAGTGCGATTTACAAAGTGGGGTCCCAGATATGAAGATATTCCGAGAAACCGTTGTCCCAGGTTTTGATCGTTCAGAGTTCCATGTTGATCAG GTGTTTGTGCCTAGCAAAGATGGTACTAAGATACCGATGTTTATAGTGGCCAGAAAGAATGTCCCCTTGGATGGTTCATCTCCATGCTTGTTGTACGGTTATGGTGGATTTAACATTAGCATTACCCCATCATTCACTGTTAGTCGTATTGTTCTCATAAAACATATGGGAGCCGTTTTTAGTATAGCAAATATTCGAGGTGGTGGCGAGTATGGAGAAGAATGGCACAGAGCAGGATCACTGGCGAAAAAGCAAAATTGCTTTGATGACTTCATTTCGGCTGCTGAGTATCTTGTATCTGAAGGTTATACTCAACCTAAAAAGTTGTGTATCGAAGGAGGAAGCAATGGTGGGCTTCTCATTGGTGCTTGTATAAATCAG AGACCGGATCTTTTTGGTTGTGCATTGGCTCATGTGGGTGTTATGGACATGTTGCGATTTCACAAATTTACCATTGGTCATGCATGGACTACTGATTTTGGCTGTTCTGACAATGAGGAAGAGTTCCATTGGTTAATTAA GTACTCTCCGTTACATAATGTGCGGAGGCCATGGGAGCATTCGGATAAATCGACACAGTATCCCTCTACTATGCTATTGACTGCTGATCACGATGATCGAGTTGTCCCATTACACACACTGAAGTTTTTAGCG ACTATGCAATATGTGCTGTGCACAAGCTTGGAAAACTCCCCTCAGACCAACCCGATCATTGGTCGCATCGACTGCAAGGCTGGACACGGAGCTGGGCGTCCCACCAAGAAACTG ATTGATGAAGCTGCTGATCGATATGGCTTCATGGCAAAGGTGGTGGGTGCCTCCTGGACCGATTAG
- the LOC116189809 gene encoding uncharacterized protein LOC116189809 isoform X1, protein MINLFPDKQLFLHKIKDRYQRLKTNFTRFSEIVKHTDVGWDADTNTITIDPDVWDMFIKKNKAYKTFRSKGYKHYDLQKQLFSSSVATGALCISSTDPPRTLEEEHRLNEEFLSRGKGKQKQHVDLEEGSDESDDPAHVAEPILTESRRRVPKRSQSRSSQMQECMNIFRESFTKNPQDTPPSVKRSKSISSPDKPKKNSIEEALDELAKLESRIPQPLFVKAGVALLDPGVRRLFMWFKEESRMEWILQFPHP, encoded by the exons ATGATAAATCTATTTCCCGATAAGCAACTATTTTTGCATAAGATAAAGGACAGGTACCAAAGACTGAAGACAAATTTCACCCGATTTTCTGAAATAGTGAAGCATACAGACGTCGGGTGGGATGCAGACACAAACACCATCACAATCGACCCAGATGTTTGGGATATGTTTATAAAG AAGAATAAGGCGTACAAGACTTTCCGGAGCAAGGGCTACAAGCACTACGATTTGCAGAAGCAACTGTTTAGTTCTTCGGTGGCTACCGGTGCTCTTTGCATATCCTCGACCGATCCACCTCGAACTTTAGAAGAAGAACACCGGTTAAATGAGGAATTCTTATCTAGGGGGAAGGGAAAGCAGAAACAACATGTCGATCTCGAAGAAGGCTCCGACGAGAGTGACGACCCCGCCCATGTTGCAGAGCCCATTCTAACCGAGTCTCGACGTCGAGTGCCGAAAAGATCTCAAAGCAGGAGCTCACAAATGCAGGAGTGCATGAACATATTCAGGGAGAGTTTCACGAAGAATCCACAGGACACCCCACCGTCGGTAAAGAGAAGCAAGTCGATATCGAGCCCTGACAAACCTAAGAAGAATAGCATCGAGGAAGCCCTCGATGAGTTGGCTAAATTGGAATCGAGAATCCCTCAGCCCTTGTTTGTGAAAGCGGGCGTAGCACTCCTTGATCCGGGAGTACGGAGGCTTTTCATGTGGTTCAAGGAGGAGTCACGAATGGAATGGATATTGCAGTTTCCTCATCCTTGA
- the LOC116189809 gene encoding uncharacterized protein LOC116189809 isoform X2: MFIKKNKAYKTFRSKGYKHYDLQKQLFSSSVATGALCISSTDPPRTLEEEHRLNEEFLSRGKGKQKQHVDLEEGSDESDDPAHVAEPILTESRRRVPKRSQSRSSQMQECMNIFRESFTKNPQDTPPSVKRSKSISSPDKPKKNSIEEALDELAKLESRIPQPLFVKAGVALLDPGVRRLFMWFKEESRMEWILQFPHP; this comes from the exons ATGTTTATAAAG AAGAATAAGGCGTACAAGACTTTCCGGAGCAAGGGCTACAAGCACTACGATTTGCAGAAGCAACTGTTTAGTTCTTCGGTGGCTACCGGTGCTCTTTGCATATCCTCGACCGATCCACCTCGAACTTTAGAAGAAGAACACCGGTTAAATGAGGAATTCTTATCTAGGGGGAAGGGAAAGCAGAAACAACATGTCGATCTCGAAGAAGGCTCCGACGAGAGTGACGACCCCGCCCATGTTGCAGAGCCCATTCTAACCGAGTCTCGACGTCGAGTGCCGAAAAGATCTCAAAGCAGGAGCTCACAAATGCAGGAGTGCATGAACATATTCAGGGAGAGTTTCACGAAGAATCCACAGGACACCCCACCGTCGGTAAAGAGAAGCAAGTCGATATCGAGCCCTGACAAACCTAAGAAGAATAGCATCGAGGAAGCCCTCGATGAGTTGGCTAAATTGGAATCGAGAATCCCTCAGCCCTTGTTTGTGAAAGCGGGCGTAGCACTCCTTGATCCGGGAGTACGGAGGCTTTTCATGTGGTTCAAGGAGGAGTCACGAATGGAATGGATATTGCAGTTTCCTCATCCTTGA